The following are encoded together in the Cyanobacterium aponinum PCC 10605 genome:
- a CDS encoding iron uptake porin — protein sequence MKMNNRFFSTLVLMGVSAIAFFPSQVRSNPVNNADILQQLENYNQENSKKSQNQVTSVSQLRDVSPTDWAFEALRSLVERYGCIVGYPDRTYRGNRALSRYEFAAGLNACMQQMERLIASSESVLREDIEKLKRLMSEFEAELAALGAKVDNLEGRVAFLEDHQFSTTTKLTGEVVIGLASIFNGQKNNGSENIEQVPVLGNRTRLEFNTSFTGRDLLYTRLATGNFPDFADTANTPQATLAFAQPDDNDVAVEVLNYNFPISDNVTLWLEATGGAFDDFTNTLSILDGDGGSGALSVFGTRNFAYYEGEGSGLALEGNFGQFGWSVGYLASDASSPQNGEGLFNGAYGLLGQVGYYPNDNFGIAFAYGHGYNTSAIAANSRKFSETIALANDDINTSHNTYSLTMSWQLAESFVLGAWGGYSKVSNLNSFDNGLYTVGRGTSDYWYWAATLGFPDLFKEGNLGGIIVGMQPWQSESNIRVNGERLRNDDNSFHVEAFYQYALNDNISITPGVVVVTNPANNTNNDPLVIGTIRTTFTF from the coding sequence TTGAAAATGAATAATCGTTTTTTTTCTACTCTCGTTTTAATGGGAGTAAGTGCGATCGCATTTTTTCCATCTCAAGTGAGAAGTAATCCTGTTAATAATGCAGATATTTTGCAACAGTTGGAAAACTATAATCAAGAAAACAGCAAAAAAAGCCAAAATCAAGTCACTTCGGTTTCACAATTAAGAGATGTATCACCCACAGACTGGGCATTTGAAGCCTTAAGAAGTTTGGTGGAGCGTTACGGTTGTATTGTCGGTTATCCCGATCGCACCTACCGAGGAAATAGAGCTTTAAGTCGCTACGAATTTGCCGCCGGTTTAAATGCTTGTATGCAACAAATGGAAAGGTTAATTGCTTCTAGTGAGTCAGTGTTAAGGGAAGATATAGAGAAATTAAAGCGTTTAATGAGCGAATTTGAAGCAGAATTAGCGGCTTTAGGGGCAAAAGTTGACAATTTAGAGGGTAGAGTAGCTTTCTTAGAGGATCATCAATTTTCTACTACCACTAAGCTAACAGGAGAAGTCGTAATCGGATTAGCTAGTATTTTTAATGGGCAGAAAAATAACGGTAGCGAAAATATTGAACAAGTACCAGTTTTAGGGAATCGTACCCGTTTAGAGTTCAACACCAGCTTTACAGGAAGAGATTTACTTTATACTCGTTTAGCCACTGGTAACTTCCCGGATTTTGCTGATACGGCAAATACTCCTCAAGCAACTCTTGCCTTTGCTCAACCCGATGATAATGATGTAGCGGTGGAAGTTTTAAACTACAATTTCCCGATCAGTGACAATGTTACTTTATGGTTAGAAGCCACTGGGGGTGCATTTGACGACTTTACCAATACCTTAAGTATTTTAGATGGAGATGGTGGCAGTGGTGCGTTATCTGTCTTTGGTACTCGTAACTTTGCTTACTACGAAGGAGAAGGGTCTGGTTTAGCCTTGGAGGGCAATTTTGGACAATTTGGTTGGAGTGTTGGATATTTAGCCTCTGACGCTTCTTCTCCTCAAAATGGAGAGGGATTGTTCAACGGTGCTTATGGGCTTTTAGGACAAGTGGGCTACTATCCAAATGATAATTTCGGTATTGCTTTTGCTTATGGACATGGATATAACACAAGTGCGATCGCAGCTAATAGCCGTAAATTTAGTGAAACCATTGCCCTTGCTAACGATGACATCAATACATCTCACAACACCTACTCTTTAACCATGTCATGGCAATTAGCCGAAAGTTTTGTTTTGGGTGCATGGGGTGGCTACTCAAAAGTTTCAAACCTAAACTCTTTTGATAACGGTTTATACACTGTAGGGCGAGGCACATCCGACTACTGGTATTGGGCGGCCACTCTTGGTTTTCCCGACTTATTTAAAGAGGGTAACTTAGGAGGTATTATCGTTGGTATGCAACCTTGGCAGTCAGAGAGTAATATCAGAGTTAATGGAGAAAGACTGAGAAATGATGATAATTCTTTCCATGTAGAGGCATTTTATCAATATGCTCTCAACGATAATATTAGTATCACCCCTGGGGTTGTTGTTGTGACCAATCCTGCTAATAATACTAATAACGATCCTTTAGTTATTGGTACGATTAGAACTACATTCACTTTCTAA
- a CDS encoding DUF2358 domain-containing protein, translated as MNLIDIIKEDYQKFPEDQTYAIYAENVHFKDPVYDFYGLKKYQEMIAFLRKWFSNLNLELHEINQIENQINTRWTMSWNSPLPWKPFISVSGRSELKLKDDLIVGHYDYWDCSFFDMIKQHFIFK; from the coding sequence ATGAATTTAATCGATATTATCAAAGAAGATTATCAAAAATTTCCTGAAGATCAAACCTATGCAATTTATGCCGAAAATGTCCATTTTAAAGATCCTGTTTATGATTTTTATGGACTAAAAAAATATCAGGAAATGATTGCTTTTTTAAGAAAATGGTTTAGTAATTTAAACTTAGAATTACATGAAATAAATCAAATAGAAAATCAAATTAATACCCGTTGGACAATGTCTTGGAATAGTCCATTACCGTGGAAACCTTTTATTTCTGTGTCAGGAAGAAGTGAATTAAAATTGAAAGATGATCTCATTGTTGGTCATTATGACTATTGGGATTGCTCTTTCTTTGATATGATTAAACAACATTTTATTTTTAAATAA
- a CDS encoding LuxR C-terminal-related transcriptional regulator, whose amino-acid sequence MDKITIVLVESHDLTRIGLINALKDFAHIKVIGEASKIQEGFNLIQEKNPDIVIIDLALFSTEEIEFIRQLKKFHSSEEKPLKLIVLMIESDEDSVLQAFALGADSYCLKNVSIDNLQQAIQVTHEGDSWIEPAIASIILEQAKKSYQKKTEDLNTKDIEKIEIEPLSPESQEIIDNSSLTDREMEVLELIVAGKNNAEIAEDLYISIGTVKTHVRSILAKLCVCDRTQAAVHALRSGLVN is encoded by the coding sequence ATGGATAAGATCACCATCGTGTTAGTTGAAAGTCATGATCTAACGAGGATTGGATTAATTAACGCCCTTAAGGATTTTGCACATATAAAAGTCATTGGGGAAGCATCAAAAATTCAAGAAGGGTTTAATCTTATTCAAGAAAAAAATCCCGATATTGTTATTATTGATTTAGCTTTATTCAGTACTGAAGAAATTGAATTTATCCGTCAGTTGAAAAAATTTCATTCCTCAGAAGAGAAGCCACTCAAACTTATAGTTTTAATGATAGAGAGTGATGAAGATTCTGTTTTACAAGCCTTTGCCCTCGGTGCAGACTCTTACTGTTTAAAAAACGTTTCCATCGATAATTTACAACAGGCGATACAAGTTACCCACGAAGGAGATAGTTGGATTGAACCAGCGATCGCATCTATTATTTTAGAACAAGCAAAAAAAAGTTATCAGAAAAAAACAGAAGATTTAAACACAAAAGATATAGAAAAAATAGAAATAGAACCATTATCTCCAGAATCTCAGGAAATTATCGACAATTCATCCCTAACAGACCGAGAAATGGAAGTATTAGAGTTAATTGTTGCAGGAAAAAACAATGCAGAAATAGCAGAAGACTTATATATTTCCATCGGCACTGTGAAAACCCATGTTCGTAGTATTCTTGCTAAACTTTGTGTGTGCGATCGTACCCAAGCCGCCGTCCATGCTTTACGCTCTGGTTTAGTAAATTAA
- a CDS encoding DUF3747 domain-containing protein: MFKSLVSRKLSIIALTALASFLPINSAKSVTFQETEVPQEEFIAVAQPYGEDKYNLIVIEQIPGKNQCWNETGANPVNVDLLLLNFDFSGHCRRSTDANGYSIRYDSQDYGLEYILSLVEKDGNLLLMGLNRRSPGQPPVVIGSAKGISESPMKIILNPGWRFTKRTYEGKILGHVYFSYNSASAPQDVVPNMLEEQNQNSDQNNIESILEPNTIESTTEPISEEEILQQGTIQEIVAPEAEPRKEIDKSGKYHRIEDNSNNSTKIDRIDGEESSSNRYNLGQTRFQRMRNY; the protein is encoded by the coding sequence ATGTTTAAATCCCTAGTCTCTCGGAAACTTTCAATTATCGCTTTAACAGCCTTAGCTAGTTTTCTACCTATCAACTCCGCAAAATCAGTTACTTTTCAGGAAACAGAAGTCCCTCAAGAAGAATTTATTGCGGTAGCTCAACCCTACGGAGAAGATAAATATAATTTAATCGTCATCGAACAAATTCCGGGTAAAAATCAATGTTGGAATGAAACAGGAGCAAATCCCGTCAATGTAGATCTATTACTATTAAATTTTGATTTTAGTGGACATTGTCGCCGTAGCACGGACGCTAACGGTTATTCTATTCGTTATGACAGTCAAGATTACGGCTTAGAGTATATTCTCAGTCTAGTGGAAAAAGACGGAAATTTATTGTTAATGGGCTTAAATCGTCGTAGTCCGGGTCAACCTCCCGTGGTAATTGGCTCTGCAAAGGGAATCAGCGAATCTCCTATGAAAATTATTTTAAATCCCGGATGGCGTTTTACCAAAAGAACCTATGAGGGGAAAATACTAGGTCACGTTTATTTTAGCTATAATTCTGCGTCTGCACCCCAAGATGTAGTTCCCAATATGTTAGAGGAACAAAATCAAAATAGTGATCAAAATAATATTGAGTCTATTCTTGAACCAAATACTATCGAATCCACTACAGAGCCGATTTCTGAGGAAGAAATATTACAACAAGGCACAATACAAGAAATTGTTGCCCCTGAAGCAGAGCCTCGTAAAGAAATTGATAAATCAGGAAAATATCACAGAATTGAAGATAATAGTAACAATTCCACAAAAATTGACCGAATTGACGGAGAAGAATCTTCTTCTAACCGATATAATTTAGGTCAAACTCGTTTTCAAAGAATGAGAAACTACTAG
- a CDS encoding TldD/PmbA family protein encodes MSPTLLISREIPNLSYHPTGDRFDLTWEKPLSTLLGIGRASGADFIEFFLEKANYISCLAEDDIITSITPRLSTGAGVRVFRGKQDCYVSTNDLTFNGLKQALEKALSILGLTIPQGTAFIPEINLEIFRDYATAKNKDIWLGNCSNMQEMGDILLSANHQLNKIANHVQSRRAAYFRDWQEVLVASSDGTFARDIRLTQSVGYNLLCADGEHRSSIGKRDGDTSNPDFLRNWNYDTVAEEVAESAGKMLYADYVESGQYPVIMANQFGGVIFHEACGHLLETTQIERKSTPFMDKKGEKIAHENLTAWDEGLTEQAFGSIDMDDEGMPPQRTLLIENGILKNFLADRAGSIRTNHPRTGSGRRQSYSFPAASRMRNTYIAPGEYTLDEVFASVDKGIYCKKMGGGSVGPTGEFNFGVDEAYLIENGKITKPLKGATLIGEAKEIMTKISMSSQDLGLAAGFCGSVSGSIYVTVGQPHIKVDSITVGGR; translated from the coding sequence ATGTCCCCAACTTTACTAATATCTCGTGAAATCCCGAATTTATCTTATCATCCCACAGGCGATCGCTTCGATTTAACATGGGAAAAACCCCTTTCAACCCTTCTTGGTATAGGCAGGGCATCTGGTGCAGATTTTATCGAATTTTTCTTAGAAAAAGCTAACTATATCAGTTGCTTGGCAGAAGATGATATTATTACCAGTATTACCCCTAGACTTTCGACAGGGGCAGGGGTTCGGGTATTTCGGGGCAAACAAGACTGTTATGTAAGTACCAATGATTTAACCTTTAATGGCTTAAAACAAGCCTTAGAAAAAGCCCTCTCCATTTTAGGTTTAACTATCCCCCAAGGTACAGCTTTTATTCCTGAAATTAACTTAGAAATATTTAGAGATTACGCTACCGCCAAAAATAAAGATATATGGTTAGGTAACTGTAGCAATATGCAAGAGATGGGAGATATTCTCCTCAGTGCCAATCATCAATTAAACAAAATTGCAAATCATGTACAATCCCGCCGTGCCGCTTATTTTCGTGACTGGCAAGAAGTTTTGGTTGCTTCTAGTGATGGCACTTTTGCCCGTGATATTCGTTTAACCCAATCCGTGGGCTATAATTTATTGTGTGCAGATGGAGAACATCGCTCATCCATTGGTAAAAGAGATGGAGACACCAGCAACCCCGATTTTCTGAGAAACTGGAATTATGACACAGTAGCGGAAGAAGTTGCAGAATCCGCTGGAAAAATGCTTTATGCCGATTATGTGGAATCTGGTCAATATCCTGTAATCATGGCAAATCAATTTGGTGGAGTAATTTTCCATGAAGCCTGTGGCCATCTTCTCGAAACAACTCAAATCGAAAGAAAAAGCACTCCTTTCATGGACAAAAAAGGAGAGAAAATAGCCCATGAAAATTTAACCGCATGGGATGAAGGCTTAACAGAACAAGCATTTGGTAGTATTGATATGGATGATGAAGGAATGCCTCCTCAACGTACTCTTTTAATTGAAAATGGCATTTTAAAGAACTTTTTGGCAGATCGTGCTGGTTCAATTCGTACTAATCATCCTCGTACAGGGAGTGGTAGAAGACAAAGTTATAGCTTCCCCGCCGCTTCTCGTATGCGCAATACTTATATTGCTCCCGGTGAATATACCCTTGATGAAGTTTTTGCTTCGGTGGATAAGGGTATTTACTGCAAAAAAATGGGCGGTGGCAGTGTTGGCCCCACAGGAGAGTTTAATTTCGGCGTAGATGAAGCCTATCTAATCGAAAATGGCAAAATAACCAAACCATTAAAGGGTGCTACTCTGATTGGTGAAGCGAAAGAAATTATGACTAAAATCTCTATGTCATCTCAAGATTTAGGTTTAGCGGCAGGTTTCTGCGGTTCTGTGAGTGGGAGTATTTATGTCACTGTAGGGCAACCTCATATTAAGGTAGATTCTATCACTGTTGGTGGTAGATAG
- a CDS encoding MASE1 domain-containing protein codes for MSRQSLPAVWKYITVAIAYFVTAILSDYFTTYPETGSTPIWIAGGVGVGLICIWGDSLWWALLIGILGAEILIYQSWLGIPELILTLTITAISTLGKLLAVYLIQLSVGSYQFICRIENTIKFIAYGCFLSHLPVAFLCALIICLLGKAPWELYFDIALTWWLSDAFGILVFTPLIIAWNNYFSGFLVKVNRCYWQSVIIVALTIIIIYYVSIGYNVEYLLIPLLVWTVFKFQELGGTLLTLIIAITLGVTTLNGNTSFSQDNIRGSLLFLQSFIACIAITTLVLSAVLNEKNQTEKDLALANENLRAKNLQLKDLSKQQREDRRQREKILVEYNKALKTQLNLAKAKEKAEIVAKAKSEFLANMSHEIRTPMNGVIGMAQLLSLTHLNEEQQTYVHTIIDSGETLLTIINDILDFSKIESGNLQLEERPFAFREIIKTIINLLSPQAEKNNIRISCFIAPQIPSNLLGDSIRFRQILLNLMGNSIKFTHVGSIKIYADIKNVYSQQGWQEYEIMIRVEDTGVGIERDRLSYLFQPFSQADNSITRKYGGTGLGLAISKTLINLMGGTIWVESNGNIGGFPPENWFYHRQKQPGSTFYFTFRAKEVLRCYLTSKKSFCIIENLDNIKPSNLQILLAEDNLVNQKVTLSFLKKLGYSADIAKNGLEVLNKIENKTYDIILMDVQMPEMDGLTTTKKIREMSIKQPFIIALTANALDQDQQMCLFAGMNDYIRKPVKINELNQAILKIKN; via the coding sequence TTGTCTCGGCAATCACTCCCCGCCGTTTGGAAATATATCACGGTTGCGATCGCATATTTTGTCACAGCAATACTTTCAGATTACTTTACTACTTATCCAGAAACAGGTTCAACTCCCATTTGGATTGCTGGAGGAGTAGGAGTAGGTTTAATCTGTATTTGGGGGGATTCTTTATGGTGGGCTTTATTAATAGGCATTTTAGGGGCAGAAATATTGATTTATCAAAGTTGGCTAGGTATTCCTGAGCTAATTTTAACTTTAACTATCACGGCAATTTCCACTTTAGGTAAGTTATTGGCTGTGTATTTAATACAATTATCCGTTGGTAGCTATCAATTTATTTGTCGTATAGAAAATACCATTAAGTTTATTGCCTATGGTTGTTTCTTGAGTCACTTACCTGTCGCTTTTCTCTGTGCTTTAATCATTTGCCTATTAGGAAAAGCACCTTGGGAATTATATTTTGATATAGCTTTAACTTGGTGGTTAAGTGATGCCTTCGGTATTTTGGTTTTTACCCCTTTAATTATTGCGTGGAATAATTATTTCTCAGGTTTTTTGGTGAAGGTTAATCGTTGTTATTGGCAAAGTGTCATCATTGTCGCTTTAACTATCATTATCATTTATTATGTTTCTATCGGTTACAACGTTGAATATTTACTTATACCTTTACTGGTGTGGACTGTTTTTAAGTTTCAGGAATTAGGTGGAACACTATTAACTTTAATTATTGCTATTACTTTAGGCGTAACAACTCTCAACGGTAATACTTCTTTTTCTCAAGATAATATTAGAGGTTCTTTACTTTTTTTACAATCTTTTATTGCTTGTATTGCCATTACAACTTTGGTTTTGAGTGCTGTATTAAATGAAAAAAATCAAACGGAAAAAGATTTAGCTCTAGCAAATGAAAACTTAAGAGCAAAGAATTTACAGTTAAAGGATTTAAGTAAACAACAAAGGGAAGATAGACGACAAAGGGAAAAAATTTTAGTCGAATATAATAAAGCCCTCAAAACTCAGTTAAACTTAGCAAAAGCCAAAGAAAAAGCAGAAATTGTCGCAAAAGCTAAAAGTGAGTTTCTCGCTAACATGAGCCATGAAATTCGCACTCCAATGAATGGGGTAATCGGTATGGCGCAACTATTATCTCTTACCCATCTGAATGAAGAGCAACAAACCTATGTCCATACTATTATCGATAGTGGGGAAACTTTGCTAACTATCATTAATGACATTCTTGATTTTTCTAAAATTGAATCAGGTAATTTACAATTAGAAGAACGTCCTTTTGCTTTTCGGGAAATCATTAAAACTATTATTAATTTACTTTCTCCCCAAGCAGAAAAAAATAATATCCGAATTTCTTGTTTTATTGCACCACAAATTCCCTCTAATTTATTGGGTGATAGCATTCGTTTCAGGCAAATACTGCTTAATTTAATGGGTAATAGTATTAAGTTTACTCACGTTGGTAGCATTAAGATTTATGCAGATATAAAAAATGTTTATAGTCAACAGGGATGGCAAGAATATGAAATAATGATCAGAGTGGAAGATACTGGAGTTGGCATAGAACGCGATCGCCTCTCTTATTTATTTCAACCATTTTCTCAAGCAGATAATTCAATTACCCGTAAGTATGGCGGTACAGGTTTAGGGTTAGCTATTAGTAAAACTTTGATCAACCTAATGGGGGGTACAATTTGGGTTGAAAGTAACGGTAATATCGGTGGTTTTCCCCCAGAAAACTGGTTTTATCATCGCCAAAAACAACCGGGATCAACATTTTATTTTACATTTCGGGCAAAAGAAGTTCTTAGATGTTATTTAACATCAAAAAAATCTTTTTGTATTATTGAGAATTTAGACAATATCAAACCGTCAAATCTCCAGATTCTTTTAGCTGAAGATAATCTTGTTAACCAAAAAGTGACTCTTTCCTTTCTAAAAAAATTGGGATATAGTGCAGACATTGCCAAAAACGGATTAGAAGTCTTAAACAAAATCGAAAACAAGACTTATGACATCATCTTAATGGATGTACAAATGCCCGAAATGGATGGTTTAACCACCACAAAAAAAATTAGAGAAATGTCCATCAAACAACCTTTTATTATCGCTTTAACTGCCAATGCTTTAGATCAAGATCAACAAATGTGCTTATTTGCAGGAATGAATGATTATATTCGTAAACCAGTGAAAATAAATGAACTTAATCAAGCTATTTTGAAAATTAAGAACTGA
- the lpdA gene encoding dihydrolipoyl dehydrogenase: MSKSFNYDLIIIGAGVGGHGAALHAVKCGLKTAIVEAGDMGGTCVNRGCIPSKALLAASGKVRELRETEHLQSMGVTVGGVSFDRGAIASHANDLVSKIQSDLTNSLSRLKVDIIRGWGKVAESQKVIVIGDDGSEKVITAKDIMLCPGSVPFVPRGVEVDGKTVYTSDQAVKLESLPQWIAIIGSGYIGLEFADVYTALGSEITMIEAMDQLMPTFDPDIAKIAERVLINSRDIETYTGVFATKITPGNPVKIELTDAKTKEIVDVLEVDACLVATGRIPATKNLGLENLGIETERGFIPVNDKMQVLKDGKVVPHLWAVGDANGKMMLAHAASGQGIIAVENMCGRDKTIDYRSIPAAAFTHPEISYVGLNEPQAKELGKNYGFEVATARTYFKGNSKALAEKETDGIAKIIFRKDTGELLGVHIIGIHASDLIQEAANAIASRQTVHELAFNVHAHPTLSEVLDEAYKRAS, encoded by the coding sequence ATGAGTAAATCCTTTAATTATGATTTAATTATTATAGGTGCTGGTGTCGGAGGTCATGGTGCCGCTTTACACGCTGTTAAATGCGGTTTGAAAACTGCCATTGTGGAAGCAGGAGACATGGGTGGTACTTGCGTTAATCGTGGCTGTATCCCTTCTAAAGCCCTTTTAGCCGCTTCTGGAAAAGTAAGAGAGTTAAGAGAAACTGAACATTTACAGTCTATGGGGGTTACTGTCGGCGGTGTTAGTTTTGATAGAGGTGCGATCGCATCTCATGCTAATGATTTAGTTAGTAAAATTCAATCAGATTTAACTAATAGCTTAAGCCGTTTGAAAGTAGATATTATCAGAGGTTGGGGTAAAGTAGCTGAATCTCAAAAAGTTATCGTTATCGGGGATGATGGTTCAGAGAAAGTCATCACAGCGAAAGATATTATGTTGTGTCCGGGTTCAGTGCCTTTTGTGCCTAGAGGGGTAGAAGTGGACGGAAAAACCGTTTATACTAGCGATCAAGCGGTAAAATTAGAGTCTTTGCCTCAGTGGATTGCTATTATCGGTAGTGGTTATATTGGTTTAGAATTTGCTGATGTTTACACTGCTTTAGGTTCAGAAATTACCATGATTGAAGCCATGGATCAATTAATGCCTACCTTTGATCCTGATATTGCTAAAATTGCTGAAAGAGTATTAATTAATAGCCGTGACATTGAAACCTACACAGGCGTATTTGCCACCAAAATTACCCCCGGAAATCCAGTAAAAATAGAATTAACAGACGCTAAAACCAAAGAAATAGTTGATGTATTGGAGGTTGACGCTTGTTTAGTAGCCACAGGGCGCATTCCTGCCACCAAAAACCTCGGTTTAGAAAATCTCGGCATTGAAACCGAAAGGGGCTTTATTCCCGTCAACGATAAAATGCAAGTGTTAAAAGATGGTAAAGTTGTACCCCATTTATGGGCAGTCGGTGACGCTAATGGTAAAATGATGTTAGCCCATGCCGCATCAGGACAGGGTATCATTGCTGTAGAAAATATGTGCGGTAGAGACAAAACCATTGATTATCGTAGTATTCCCGCCGCCGCTTTTACTCATCCCGAAATTAGCTATGTGGGCTTAAATGAGCCTCAAGCCAAGGAATTAGGCAAAAATTATGGTTTTGAGGTAGCCACCGCTAGAACCTACTTTAAGGGCAATTCTAAAGCCTTAGCAGAGAAAGAAACAGACGGGATCGCTAAAATTATTTTCCGCAAAGATACAGGGGAATTACTCGGAGTCCATATTATTGGTATTCACGCCTCGGATTTAATTCAAGAAGCGGCAAATGCGATCGCATCTCGTCAAACCGTTCATGAATTAGCCTTTAATGTTCATGCCCATCCTACCTTATCGGAGGTATTAGACGAGGCTTACAAACGGGCAAGTTAA
- a CDS encoding gluconeogenesis factor YvcK family protein — protein MEKKPRHRKKVNHLFKWLSPGIFVKRWLLTSIIGAFMIALGLAIWSNLTPVFRIFEFIFNTLDQITNYIPSHISGPLVLFLGLFLLLWGQTRTLGSITEVLKPDKDEELIDVLWHYRRLNKGTKIVAIGGGTGLSTLLRGLKEYSANITAIVTVADDGGSSGRLRREMGILPPGDIRNCMAALADEEKLLTELFQYRFTAGEGLNGHSFGNLFLTAMTNITGDLEGAIAKSSKVLAIQGKVLPATLEDVTLWARLEDGRVIYGESNIPDAGGKIVELGCNPTNPPATPAVVKAIQQAEYIILGPGSLYTSIIPNLLVPEIREAILNSSAPKIYVCNIMTQKGETDGYTVSDHIKAIDKVCGKKIFDAVLVQGRQPSPEALRKYAEKHCHPVYLDREEVEKLGRRIVKANVMSENRDSAYVRHDPQLLGKVLFRWYSNMPKSKFVKNSKQFLMDISRR, from the coding sequence ATGGAAAAAAAACCCCGACACCGAAAAAAAGTCAATCATCTTTTTAAATGGCTTTCCCCCGGAATTTTTGTGAAGCGTTGGCTACTTACGAGCATTATTGGGGCTTTTATGATTGCCCTAGGATTAGCTATTTGGAGTAACTTAACTCCTGTTTTTCGCATTTTTGAGTTTATTTTTAATACTTTAGATCAAATTACTAATTATATTCCTAGCCATATTTCTGGCCCCTTAGTTTTGTTTCTGGGTTTATTTTTATTATTGTGGGGGCAAACTCGCACTTTAGGTTCAATTACAGAGGTTTTAAAACCAGATAAAGATGAAGAATTAATCGATGTGCTTTGGCATTATCGTCGTTTAAATAAGGGGACAAAAATAGTAGCTATTGGAGGTGGTACTGGTTTATCAACTTTATTACGGGGTTTAAAAGAATATAGTGCTAATATTACCGCTATTGTAACGGTTGCTGATGATGGGGGTTCATCGGGAAGGCTTAGACGAGAAATGGGTATTTTACCTCCCGGGGATATTCGCAATTGTATGGCGGCATTGGCTGATGAAGAAAAATTATTGACAGAGTTATTCCAGTATCGTTTTACCGCAGGGGAAGGATTAAATGGTCATAGTTTTGGTAATTTATTTTTAACCGCTATGACTAATATTACTGGTGATTTAGAAGGTGCGATCGCAAAAAGTTCTAAGGTATTAGCGATTCAGGGGAAAGTTTTACCGGCAACCCTAGAAGATGTCACTTTGTGGGCAAGATTAGAGGATGGCAGAGTTATTTATGGAGAGTCTAATATTCCTGATGCTGGAGGGAAAATAGTTGAACTAGGATGTAATCCCACTAATCCACCTGCTACCCCGGCGGTAGTTAAGGCAATTCAACAGGCAGAATATATCATTTTAGGGCCCGGTAGTTTATACACAAGTATTATTCCTAATTTATTAGTACCTGAAATTAGAGAAGCTATTTTGAATAGCTCTGCTCCTAAAATTTATGTATGTAATATAATGACTCAAAAGGGAGAAACCGATGGTTATACAGTTAGTGATCATATTAAAGCGATAGATAAAGTGTGTGGGAAAAAAATATTTGATGCGGTTTTAGTGCAGGGAAGACAACCTTCTCCAGAGGCTTTGAGAAAGTATGCAGAAAAACATTGTCATCCTGTATATTTGGATCGGGAAGAGGTGGAAAAATTGGGTCGAAGAATTGTTAAAGCAAATGTCATGAGTGAGAATCGAGATAGTGCTTATGTTCGCCATGATCCTCAATTATTAGGAAAAGTTTTATTTCGTTGGTATAGTAATATGCCTAAATCAAAGTTTGTGAAAAATAGTAAGCAGTTTTTAATGGATATTTCCCGTCGATAA
- a CDS encoding DUF3493 domain-containing protein, translated as MNNNSDNQKNNKLSSEKYAYLKAEAQAPYKGLRKFIYLGLGASGAIGAFIFFAQLLAGKNVSDNIYNLFVQITVIAIMVFLYRWEDRKKK; from the coding sequence ATGAATAATAATTCTGATAATCAGAAAAATAATAAATTAAGCTCTGAAAAATACGCCTATTTAAAAGCAGAAGCCCAAGCCCCTTATAAAGGTTTAAGAAAGTTTATTTATTTAGGTTTAGGAGCATCAGGTGCGATCGGAGCTTTTATCTTTTTCGCTCAATTATTAGCAGGAAAAAACGTTAGTGATAACATTTATAATTTATTTGTACAAATAACAGTAATTGCTATTATGGTTTTTCTTTATCGTTGGGAAGATCGCAAAAAAAAGTAA